In the genome of Pseudomonas fluorescens, the window TCGTCGCTGAAGAGCTGGACCTGGCGCTGGATCAAGTCTGTATGGTCCTTGGCGATACCGATAGCGCGCCGAACCAGGGTGCAACCATCGCCAGTGCGACCATCCAGATTTCGGCCATCCCCTTGCGTAACGCGGCGGCTGAAGCCCGGCGATTTTTGCTGGCACGGGCGGCCCGGCGTTTAGCCGTTGCGGCTGACACCTTGCGTATAAACAGCGGGGTAGTCAGCAGCGAAGACGGTCGCCAGCTCACGTTTGCCAAACTGGTGGAGGGCGAGCGTGACCAGTTGACGATTTCTGGTGATGCGCCGCTCAAGCGTCTGGAAGATTATCGGCTGGTGGGCAAGGGCGCAGCGCGGGTGGACATTCCGGGCAAAGCCACCGGTGAGCTGACCTACGTGCATGACATGCGGCTGCCGAACATGCTGCATGGCCGGGTGATTCGCCCGCCTTATGCCGGGCTCGACAGCGGTGATTTCGTCGGCAACAGCCTGCTGGAAGTAGACGAGTCCTCCATCGCCCACATTCCCGGCATCGTGCGGGTGGTGGTGATTCGCGATTTTGTCGGCGTGGTAGCCATGCGTGAAGAGCAGGCCGCGAAAGCCGCCCAGGCACTGAAAGTCACCTGGAAAGCCTGGAACCACAAATTGCCGAACATGGATGACATCGCGCAGGCCATTCGCGACAACCCCCGGGTACAGCGCGTAGTGCTGGACAAGGGCAATGTAGACCAGGTGCTGGAGCAGGCCAGCGAACGCATGACTCGCACCTATCTGTGGCCGTATCAGATGCACGGCTCCATTGGCCCTTCATGCGCACTGGCGGATTATTACGAGGATGGCATTCGCGTCTGGTCGGGCACACAAAATCCGCACTTGCTGCGCGCTGACCTGGCATGGTTGCTGGAGTACCCGGAAGAGCGGATCGAGATCATCCGCATGGAAGCGGCAGGTTGTTACGGGCGTAATTGCGCCGACGACGTGTGCGCCGATGCCGTGTTGCTGTCCCGGGCCGTCGGCCTGCCGGTACGGGTGCAACTGACCCGCGAGCAGGAGCATGTCTGGGAGCCCAAGGGTACGGCGCAACTGATGGAAGTCGATGGCGGCATCAATGCCGATGGTGGTGTGGCCGGTTACGATTTCCAGACCAGCTACCCGTCCAACGGTGCGCCGACCCTGGCGCTGCTGCTGACAGGGCGTGTCGAACCGGTAGCGGCGATGTTCGAAATGGGCGACCGCACTTCGATCCCTCCGTATGATTTTGAACACATGCGCGTGAGCGTAAATGACATGGCACCCATTGTCCGGGCTTCGTGGATGCGGGGCGTGTCGGCGCTGCCCAATACTTTCGCCCATGAGTCGTATATCGATGAGTTGGCCTTTGCCGCGGGCGTCGACCCTGTCGAATACCGCTTGCGTTATCTGAATGATGAGCGCGCCTCGGATCTGGTCAAGGCCACGGCTGCCCGCGCCGAATGGACGCCGCGTACGCAGCCGATGCAAATCCCGGAACAAGACAACATCCTTCGTGGCCGGGGTTTTGCCTATGCCCGTTACATTCACAGCAAATTTCCAGGCTTCGGCGCTGCATGGGCGGCGTGGGTCGCGGACGTGGCGGTGGACAAGCGTAGTGGCGAAGTGTCAGTCACCCGCGTAGTGATCGGTCATGACGCCGGGATGATGATCAATCCGGCCGGTGTTCAGCATCAGATTCACGGCAATGTGATTCAGTCCACCAGTCGCGTGCTCAAGGAACGCGTGACCTTTGAAGAGTCCGCCGTTGCCAGCAAGGAATGGGGCGGTTACCCGATCCTGACATTCCCCCAGGTGCCGCAAATCGATGTGCTGATGATGCCGCGCCAGAACGAAGCACCCATGGGGGCGGGTGAGTCGGCGGCAGTGCCGAGCGCGGCAGCGATAGCCAATGCGATCTACGACGCCACCGGGATTCGCTTTCGTGAACTACCGATCACCGCTGAGCGTGTGCTGGCCGCGCTCAAAGGCTCGGCGGACGAAGCGAATGCCAATCCCCCTGATTCGCCAAAGGCCAAGCGCTCGAAATGGTTGTTCGGCTCATTGTTCGCAGCGTTCGGCGCGATACTTGGCGTGGCTGCCACGGCTTTGCCCTGGCGTGCGGAAATCGCACCGATCACGCCACCCAGCGCGGGCACCTGGTCTGCGGCGACGCTGGAGCGAGGGCGTTTGCTGGCAGCCGTCGGCGATTGCGCGGTGTGCCACACAGCGCCAGGCGGCGCGACCAATGCGGGCGGGTTGGCCATGCAGACGCCTTTCGGGACGCTGTATAGCAGCAACATCACACCTGACCCGAAAACCGGGATTGGCAGTTGGTCCTATTCCGCGTTCGAACGGGCCATGCGCGATGGCATCAGTCGCGATGGCAAGAATCTGTATCCGGCATTTCCTTACACTGCCTTCAGGAATATCAACGACGCCGATATGCAGGCGCTGTACGCGTACTTGATGTCACAGGCCCCGGTGAGCCAGCCAGCCGAGGTCAACGACATGCAGTTCCCATTCAACATGCGGCCGCTGATGGCGGGTTGGAACGCTTTATTCCTGCGTAAGGGTGAAGTCCAGGTGCAGCCGCAACGCAGCGAGCAGTGGAATCGCGGCGCCTACCTGGTCAATGGGCTGGGTCACTGCGCGGCCTGTCATTCACCGCGCAACCTGATGGGCGCGGAGAAGGGCGGTAAAAATTTCCTGGCGGGCGGCATGGTCGATGGCTGGGAAGCCCCTGCGCTCAATGGCTTATCCAAATCGCCTACGCCGTGGACTGAAGACCAATTGTTCACCTACCTGAGCAGTGGTTATTCCGATGCCCACGGTGTCGCGGCGGGCCCTATGGGGCCGGTGGTTAGCGAATTGGCGAAACTGCCCAAAGCAGACATACGGGCGATGGCGGTTTACCTCGCGTCGCTCGATGGCACGGTGCAAGCACAGACCCGCTCAAGCACGGAAACTGTAGCGCAACCCAGCGTCACAGAGGTGTCGTTGAACAATGGTCGGCGGGTGTTTGAAGGTTCCTGCCAAGGCTGTCACGCCGATGGTCTTGGGCCAAAACTGTTTGGTGTCAGTCCCTCGTTGGCGACTAATACCAGCCTTCACAGTACGCTGCCAGACAACCTGCTCAAGGTCATTTTGCAAGGCATCTCCAACCCGGCGACCCCGGACCTTGGTTATATGCCAGGCTTCAAGGACAGCCTGTCCAACAGGCAGATCGCCGAACTGACGGCATACCTGCGCAATCGCTTCTCCTCAGCTGAACCTGCGTGGCAAGGGCTGGAGCAGAAGGTCGCGCACTTGCGGGCCAATCCCGGAACTCATTGATCAGAGAGTCACTGAGACGCAGGCAGTGTCAGCACGCCGCGCACCACCAGATCGCTGATGAACGCCAGCCAGTCCTGCTGCTGGCCTTGATCCGCCAGGTCTTGACCCAGAAATGAGGTGAGGGTGTGCCGGTTGGAGTTATAGAAGTAGCAGAGTGAGGCGATCATCAAGTAGACGTGATTGATGTCGATGTCCTGGCGAAACACCCCCTGCCGCTGACCCGCTTCGATGATCGGTGTGATCACGCCCAGCGTGGTGCCGGACAAGCGACGAAGCTCACTGGACTGCCTGGCGTGCGTACCCTCGTGCAGGTTTTCGATATTGAGGATAGCGACGAATTCCGGATGCTTTACGTAGTAATGCCAGACGAATGCTACCCGATCACGCAGGGCCTGCACGGGGTTCGAAAGGTCCGGGCGTAGCATGCTTTCGGCTTGGTTGAATGCTTCATAAGTGTGCTCAAGCACCCGTACAAAGAGGTTTTCCTTGCTGCCGAAATAGTAATAGATCATCCGGTCATTGGACTCGGCTTCACTGGAAATCTGTTCGATCCGCCCGCCCGCATAACCATCACGGGTGAAGACCTTGACCGCGGCCTTGAGAATACGAGCCTTGGTCTGGTCGGCCTGCTGGGCTCTGATACCTGTTTTTTTGTTCACGCTGTTGCCCTTGACGATTATGCGTAGCGATATTTATGGCCAGGAAATGACATGACATTGCGTGGTAGTGCGCCACCGATCTCTGAACTGGGCACTCCGGCCAAAGGGTTTCTTTGGGCGCCCCGGGTTTTCTCGTACACCGTATGCATCAGATCGATGTCGCATTGTTCTTCGACGAATGCAAGGGAATGAATAGTACTCCCGTTCACTGCGTTCGTCGGGTTGTTGGCAACGCTGTTTTCCCCGCAAACGAGGGGCCGATCACTTGAAGACGATGCGCAGCAATCAACTGAATTTGACCCGGGAGAGTGGCCATGTCTGATTTATACGCCTTGCTCGATGCATTGGATCAAGCCAACAGCACAAAGATCGATGCTGTACTCGCCACGGTCGTCAAGGTCGAGGGCTCGGCCTATCGGCGTCCAGGTGCGAGGATGCTGATTCCACTGTTTGGCCAGACAGTCGGAACCATCAGCGGCGGTTGTCTGGAACAGGAATTGGCCAGGAAGGCCTGGTGGTTAACCGAGTCCGGGGGCGCAGTGGTTCGTCGTTACAGCACGGCAGCCCAGGAACATCAGGGCGCCGATGATGAAGACGCGGCGCTGACGTTTGGTCTGGGCTGCAACGGTACCGTGCATGTACTCCTGGAACGCCATGATGCCGGCAAGCGGAGTCTGTTGTTCGATGTGCTGCAACGGGTGAAGGCCACCGGCCAACCGGCAGTACTGGCAACGGTCATTTCGGCGGGTCGGACAGCCCGTGTGC includes:
- a CDS encoding TetR/AcrR family transcriptional regulator — encoded protein: MNKKTGIRAQQADQTKARILKAAVKVFTRDGYAGGRIEQISSEAESNDRMIYYYFGSKENLFVRVLEHTYEAFNQAESMLRPDLSNPVQALRDRVAFVWHYYVKHPEFVAILNIENLHEGTHARQSSELRRLSGTTLGVITPIIEAGQRQGVFRQDIDINHVYLMIASLCYFYNSNRHTLTSFLGQDLADQGQQQDWLAFISDLVVRGVLTLPASQ
- a CDS encoding molybdopterin cofactor-binding domain-containing protein, with translation MTHATLTRAQLLTKSGVLLIVDQIQPPSGPVAKGGVPVIKPQELALFIAVNDDGKVYGFNGHVDLGTGIRTSLAQIVAEELDLALDQVCMVLGDTDSAPNQGATIASATIQISAIPLRNAAAEARRFLLARAARRLAVAADTLRINSGVVSSEDGRQLTFAKLVEGERDQLTISGDAPLKRLEDYRLVGKGAARVDIPGKATGELTYVHDMRLPNMLHGRVIRPPYAGLDSGDFVGNSLLEVDESSIAHIPGIVRVVVIRDFVGVVAMREEQAAKAAQALKVTWKAWNHKLPNMDDIAQAIRDNPRVQRVVLDKGNVDQVLEQASERMTRTYLWPYQMHGSIGPSCALADYYEDGIRVWSGTQNPHLLRADLAWLLEYPEERIEIIRMEAAGCYGRNCADDVCADAVLLSRAVGLPVRVQLTREQEHVWEPKGTAQLMEVDGGINADGGVAGYDFQTSYPSNGAPTLALLLTGRVEPVAAMFEMGDRTSIPPYDFEHMRVSVNDMAPIVRASWMRGVSALPNTFAHESYIDELAFAAGVDPVEYRLRYLNDERASDLVKATAARAEWTPRTQPMQIPEQDNILRGRGFAYARYIHSKFPGFGAAWAAWVADVAVDKRSGEVSVTRVVIGHDAGMMINPAGVQHQIHGNVIQSTSRVLKERVTFEESAVASKEWGGYPILTFPQVPQIDVLMMPRQNEAPMGAGESAAVPSAAAIANAIYDATGIRFRELPITAERVLAALKGSADEANANPPDSPKAKRSKWLFGSLFAAFGAILGVAATALPWRAEIAPITPPSAGTWSAATLERGRLLAAVGDCAVCHTAPGGATNAGGLAMQTPFGTLYSSNITPDPKTGIGSWSYSAFERAMRDGISRDGKNLYPAFPYTAFRNINDADMQALYAYLMSQAPVSQPAEVNDMQFPFNMRPLMAGWNALFLRKGEVQVQPQRSEQWNRGAYLVNGLGHCAACHSPRNLMGAEKGGKNFLAGGMVDGWEAPALNGLSKSPTPWTEDQLFTYLSSGYSDAHGVAAGPMGPVVSELAKLPKADIRAMAVYLASLDGTVQAQTRSSTETVAQPSVTEVSLNNGRRVFEGSCQGCHADGLGPKLFGVSPSLATNTSLHSTLPDNLLKVILQGISNPATPDLGYMPGFKDSLSNRQIAELTAYLRNRFSSAEPAWQGLEQKVAHLRANPGTH